The Candidatus Methanomethylicota archaeon genome has a segment encoding these proteins:
- a CDS encoding myo-inositol-1-phosphate synthase, with product MIRTIILGQGMVANYFAVGLERIKAGEIPPYGVPLANVKLRRKIEEIEIVGSYDVDAKKVGKTIYEVAKKEIGEVSPIPEKLKEVEVREGVHLRSLNGVLSGVLGLERKMTLKDAVNNIVDQWREMNPDVIVNIITTENAKPLNDISELEKRINGNDVEKLAATQVYAYATLKYREETGRKVAFVNAIPTPVANDENIVKMYEKNGLPLFGDDGATGATPLTADLLEHMATRNRKVEFIVQFNIAGNTDFLALTLPERNLMKEVTKSSMIKDILGYEVPHYIKPTGYLEPLGDRKLVTMHMEYYTFNNLKDEIYINVRMNDSPALAGLLVDLVRIGRICIDRGICGAVYPVNLFYMKMPGPPGSKSTSKILAFQKLKEWLREIDGLVEG from the coding sequence ATGATAAGAACCATAATCCTCGGGCAAGGGATGGTTGCAAATTACTTTGCAGTTGGATTGGAAAGGATAAAAGCTGGGGAGATACCACCATATGGAGTTCCACTAGCCAATGTAAAATTGAGGAGGAAGATAGAGGAAATAGAGATAGTGGGATCATACGATGTAGATGCAAAAAAGGTTGGGAAAACAATATATGAAGTGGCAAAGAAGGAAATAGGAGAAGTATCGCCAATCCCTGAGAAATTGAAGGAAGTAGAAGTTAGGGAGGGGGTGCATTTAAGAAGCTTAAATGGAGTTTTAAGTGGAGTCTTGGGATTGGAGAGGAAGATGACCTTAAAGGATGCCGTAAATAATATTGTTGATCAATGGAGGGAGATGAATCCAGACGTAATAGTAAACATCATAACAACGGAAAACGCGAAACCACTCAACGATATAAGCGAATTGGAGAAGAGGATTAATGGAAATGATGTTGAAAAATTAGCGGCAACACAAGTATATGCATACGCCACTTTGAAGTATAGGGAGGAAACTGGACGTAAAGTGGCATTCGTAAATGCCATACCAACACCAGTAGCCAACGATGAAAACATCGTTAAAATGTATGAGAAAAATGGCTTACCACTATTTGGGGATGATGGAGCTACTGGTGCAACACCATTAACCGCAGATTTATTGGAGCATATGGCCACTAGGAATAGGAAGGTTGAATTCATAGTTCAATTCAACATAGCTGGAAACACAGACTTCCTAGCATTAACACTACCGGAGAGGAATTTGATGAAGGAAGTTACGAAGAGCAGCATGATAAAAGATATACTTGGATATGAAGTCCCACACTATATAAAGCCCACAGGATACCTAGAACCTTTAGGAGATAGGAAGCTTGTAACAATGCATATGGAATACTACACATTCAACAATTTGAAGGATGAAATATACATTAATGTTAGGATGAATGACAGCCCAGCGCTGGCGGGGTTACTAGTGGATCTAGTTAGGATTGGGAGGATATGCATAGATAGAGGTATTTGTGGAGCAGTATACCCAGTAAACTTATTCTACATGAAAATGCCTGGACCACCAGGATCAAAATCCACATCGAAGATATTGGCATTCCAAAAACTTAAAGAGTGGCTTAGAGAAATAGATGGATTGGTAGAGGGGTAG